The nucleotide sequence AGCAAATTCGCATATTTTTTCCGTCATTATATAAAATTAGAGATTAGAGAATATTTAGTGATTTAGAAAGAATTATGAGAATGTTTGTTGGTGCATTTTCAACCAAAGCATTACCATGTATTTATAATGGACTTTGTGGGgttaaaatggtaaaaaaaaaaaaaaaaactcaaaaaactgcaaaaaaaaaaagactgaaactgcaaaaaaaaaaaaaaaaaaaaaaaaaagggctagttttttgaaaaaccggatcggatccggatccggatccAAACCGGATCGGATAAAATCCGATTTATATCCGGAAAAAAATCCGGTTTTCTTGAAAATCTGGATCCGGTTGGAACCGGATCGGATCTCGGATCCGGATCCGGTTTTTGCTGTGTCCGGTTCTGCTTCTGTCCGGTTCCGGATCGGATCACCGGATCGGATCTGGATCCGGTTTTTTTGCCCATCTATACCTGCCACAGTACCTGTTGAAGTTTGTTGAAGTGTACCTGTTGTACCTCTCAAAGTAGTTGTATCTCTTGAAACGTACCTGTCGTACCTAATGAAATATACTCAATAATTGATTATATGCTTATATGTTTATGAGTATCTGATTATTTATAGTGTAAAAAGTGAGTTGACCGAGTGCATCAAAACTGATTATCTAAAAGAAAAGCAGAATTACTTTATTCACCACTTCTTATAAACTAACCTGAGAGTGTTCTACTCGAATTTCCCAAAACGTCTCTAGTTTCTTCACAAAAAATGTTAGCTTAAGTCGTTTTATTAGTTGATTATACAAAAATGAGAACTTGTCGAAAGTCAGCCATCTAATTATTTCAAACTTAGAAAAAAAAGAGCATCTAGACACTATTTTCTAAATTCTAAGGTTCATCTATTATAATTCTACATAGTTGGCGGACCATCAACTgaaataatacaacaacaacaacattacccaatccaacgaaagtggggtatgggggaggtgagtgtagacaatcattcctcgtaccctaggttagaaggaagtcactactccatccgcgggtatagaacccgcgcctagataaggtcgtccctccctctactctagcgcaaaagagattgcttcctaaaggacctccggcccgaagagctcataagaacgaaatagacagggcaaatgatacgtacctgtacgagtaatgagcgcctagcaagaagcaatcatacacagtaaccataaaggggacacatatagcagtaatgcacaacagtagggcaaagagcatgaataaaatagtgcacataaccatttaatttcaggtagacatacagacaaacaagatatatacatatacatatacatatacatatacatatacatatacatatacgcacCCACACCGACACACACATCGATGTATATATACACACGAaagcatgaaaaaaaaaaaaaaaactcatgcttaaacataaatacatatagatacattcgtagatatatatacctaggtacagatCCAAGACAGACAAACCTACATACACCAATACATGCACttagatacatagatacatatatatagagATACAAACATATACATCGGTACATATATATAGCCTAAAAACATATACATAGATACAAAGGCATATAAACCATGTAGAGGGATATAAATAGTGTGGTTATTGAATATCTGGTTATAGTTATATATGTAGTTGTATAATAAAAGTAACTAacacaatgaaaaaaaaaaaaaaaaaaaaactactcaataattctaattctactcctccacaggctcctatcagaagtcatgtcctccgtcagtaggagctctttcatgtcaagcttcaatctatcctccatcctacgtctaggtctaccccttctccttacgccgccaacggcgagggtctcgactctcctaactggggctaaaagtgggcgcctcctaacatgcccaaaccatctaagtcgtccttccctaagtttgttgatgatgttcccaacttccaatttctccctaaaaactccatttggtatcatatctagcatggtcttaccacacgtccatctaagcatcatcatttctgccacctccatcctcctctcttgggccttcgtcattggccaacactctgatccatacaacatggctggtctaattgccaccttaaaGAATTTACCTTTCAGTTTAAGTGggaccttcttgtcgcacaacacccctttcgcagccctccacttcaaccatcctactcgtatacgatgcgtCACATCCTCATCTATCTTTCCCGAaatgtgaagcatcgagcctaaatatctaaaggactcttgcgggggtagaatctgatccccaattctgatatccactatatcgtcgtgttcctcttcgcccccttgaaatcgcatctaaggtactccgatttaagtctgctaatccgtaggccatttgattctaaggcgatcctccattgctctagcctcctgttaagctcatcctgagaatccgaaactaatacaatatcgtcggcgaaaatcaggcaccatgggatgttgtcttgtatcctatgagtcaactcgtctaggatcaaagcgaaaagataagggctaagggcagatccctgatgtaaaccaacctctaccgggaaaaactctgtgtttcctaccgtcgtacgtacacgagtcttcgccccctcgtacatatctctaatagatcttatatatctacttgggactcccctagcattaagagtcttccaaatcagctcacgcgggacacagtcataagctttttccaagtctaagaacgtcatgtgtaggttcttttgcttttccctatacttctccataaggctcctaactatgtgaatcgcttccatcgacgagcgtcctggcatgaagccgaattggttctctgaaatcTTCGTCTCGCGTCTGAGCCTCGTCTCGATCACTctttcccaaagcttcatagtatgactgagtaactttatgcctctatagttactacataattgcgcatctcccttgttcttgtaaatgggaataacctcactgagtctccattccataggcatatttgcgcttctaaacgtcgtgttgaaaaggtttgtcaaccaTCTAACCCCGTCACCTCCTAGGCACTTCCACGCCTCAATCGGAATTTGGTctggtcctactgctttgtttctccccatctttcgtagggcCAATCTAACTTCCTCCTGATTAATCCTCGTGCAGAAACAGTTGTTTTGAAACTCCTGAACCTCGTGGGGTTCACCGTTCCGCTCTGGTCTTCCCCTACCGAAAAGGGATGCAAAATattcttcccatcttttcctaataagGTCTTCTCTCACTATACTTTGCCCTGCTACATCCTTGATATATTTGATGTTACCTAAGTCCCTCCTTCCtcgctccctagctttggctatcctaTATATGTCATTAGCTCCCTCTTTAGAGTCTAGTTTTCTATACAAGTCTTCATATGCTTTGTCTTTTGCAATTGCTAcggccttcttagcttctcttttagcttctttatatctttcttctaccctagttctctcttcaggtgtcccttctccaagagtaatgagctccctaaacctcgtCTGCTTTAACGCGACTTTCGATTGGACATCGTCACTAAGCCACCACGACTCTCTTCTACTCTTATGGGCTCTCGATGTCCCTATAGCCACTCCTAAGGTCTCTTTTGCCACATCTCTGATAGTGGACGCCATGCGATTCCATATCTGGTCTGCGTCCGTAGGGGCAACGTAATCCTCTTCTACACTCAATCTATTAACAACAATCGCTCTAAAAGTCTCCGCATTCGCTCCATAGAGGTTCTTCCAAAGGATTCTAGGTTGTACAGCCCTAGCCCTCCTGCCAACTCTTCCCCTAGTGACTAGGTCCATGACCAGCAATCTGTGCTGGGAGGAGCACGTCAAAGCTGGGAGGACCTTACAGTCCTTACATGTCCTAAGTTCCCCTTTACGAAGAAGCAAAAAGTCAATCTGGGTGCTGCGACCCCCGCTATGGAATGTGGCTAACTGAGCATCCCTCTTCTTGAAGAAAGAGTTTGCTACCACCAACTCGTGGGCAATGGCAAACTCAAGAATTGAGCGCCCCTCTTCATTTCTAGGACCAAACCCCAAGCTACCATGGGCTCCCTCATAACCTTCTGCCTCCACTCCTATATGTCCATTCAGATCACCACCTATAATCAGTCGATGGTCGGCTGGGCACCCCCTCACCACCTCATCTAACAATTCCCAAAAACTCTTCTTTTCCGCATCACCTAAACCCGCATGAGGTGCGTATGCACTAATGACCGTGAAAGTCTCCTCCTTAATAATTAaactaaccgacataatcctatcgctaaacCTGCCCACGTCAACAACGTTATCTTTATGTAGTTTTCCTAAAAAGATACCTACCCCGTTTCGTGCTATCCTAGAACCCGAGTACCACAACTTATAGTCCTGAATCTCTATCGCCTCTTcacccttccatctagtctcttgaacaCACACTATGTCTACCTTACTCTTAAGAAAGGTATCAACGAGCTCAATCCTCTTACCAGTCAAGGTTCCTATATTCCAACTACCCACTCTAATCCTACCAACGGTGGCTACCCTACAACCTCCTCTAACCCCTCTAGGCCTACCCGCCCCTAAAACAGGAGAACATGACCTCAAGTGACCATAACTATGCGAAGGATCTATGTTACTTTGTGCACTAAAAAGATGGCCAAGTACAAGCTAAACAATATGAATAAGATAAATTCGTATAAATTGTAAATTATAATATTTAGAACTAAAAAAaggatatatataaatgtaagttatACTATAATATAAATTACAACTAGGCGgtatatcaataaaagaataataTATAATCCAATATAGTCAAATAGGagagaaaaaaaggaaaaaaaatatatatatgtatatataagaagaATTTATACCCAATGGAAAATACttaataaatttataaaaaaatctattAGATGGAAACTTAATATACTATAGCTACAAaaatattactcttaattcgggaaAAGCACAGGTTGTAAAggcttaaaaaaaaagaaaaagacaaaCAGCATAAAAGTTTAAGTTATGAAAACCAAATAGAAATTGTACAGTAAGGTTGGCTACAGAAAAGTTAGGCTATGGAGAAGAGAAATTTAAGGGTCAGAGAAACAAACACAGCCTTATGAGGATGAAGGAGTTCCGGCAGCAGCGGCTCCCGACGGAGAGGTAGCAGCGGCTCCGTTATATTacctgtgaaaaaaaaaaaaaaaaaaaaaaaagggaactaTTCCGGCGATCTGAGAGGCGGCGCGTGGCGGCGCGTTGCGAGAGGTTTGCCGGCGAAAGTTATACTCTCAGGTTCGGAAAATTGCTGCGATTTTGATGGTGCCGGTGCCGGTGACGGCTTCTAATTTGATCCAAGCTAAGAGCAATTTAAGTTTAAATGTAATAGGTGGTTGTTTGCTTTTTGGGGTGGAGCAAGGCAAACAAATGTAATAGGTCGTTATTTGATCCAAGCTAAGAACAATAGTCAAACAAACTAACCATGTAAAGTCTTTTTTAGAAAGTCAACTCAAACGCCTAACACAAATTTTTTCTTGAAAAATATACGTATTGTTTATCCCATAACATCAACTGAAATAATGTTGACTTTTTTATCCTGGCCGTCCAACTTCGTTGATTATTGATCTCAACCATGTAAATTTATTAATCGTTGGATGCATTTCATTGCATTACAAACCTTCACGGCCGGTCCCGAGAATTTGAGTGCCCTTAACGAAACGAAAAAAAAGGGCCCTTAGACCCTAACGaataatatatacgagtaatataaggTAATTAAAAAAGAGACAACTAACGTCATCAATCGTTAAAGATTATTACTGTTACTTTATTCAATCAATCAGtttgttaatttaaaaaaaatattgcaTAGCATTATGAAACTACCCTTGAGGATATGGCAGATGTGTGAACAAACTGGAAAGATATAGAATAGTTGTATGAATGTTATGGATAGAAATCAATCAAGTATGGTTGATGATATAGTCAATTGATGGAAgaaacaaaataatttttttttaattgtggTACACATTTGGGAACGGTCTTTATAATTCACTCTAATATGATAACTTATACTAACTAATAACAAATAGTTCATGATTCTACAATATTTTCAGTTGAAATAATGCAGCAGATTCAATTTTGGATAATGCAGTAGATTCAACTTTGGATAGTCACTTTCTCCCACATCGGTGTTTAAGAAATAAAATATATTCTATAAAATGCAAAGGTGAACTCTAACGTGTTATCTATAAAATGCAAAGGTGAACCAAGCGTTGGGTTGTAAACAATGAAGTAAAGCTTGGCCTGTTTTTCTTGTGCCTGGGCTTAGTAATAGCAATAAGTTTTCGTAATTGGGCCCCTAAAAATATTGGGCCCTGAGCAAGTGAACACCTTGCTCCCCTTTGGGCCGGGCCTGCAAACCTTAATTGCTTTTTCTAAGTGCCAAAGGGTCTGTAcctgattgtgaacttcgtttttGCAAGGGGTTAAAATGATGCAAAACATGGTAGAAAATCGGGATCTATGTGGCATGT is from Rutidosis leptorrhynchoides isolate AG116_Rl617_1_P2 chromosome 10, CSIRO_AGI_Rlap_v1, whole genome shotgun sequence and encodes:
- the LOC139871301 gene encoding uncharacterized protein; its protein translation is MSNRLACTIREVANESLGMGLRALFFRFVKGTQILGTGREGNITEPLLPLRREPLLPELLHPHKALVLGHLFSAQSNIDPSHSYGHLRSCSPVLGAGRPRGVRGGCRVATVGRIRVGSWNIGTLTGKRIELVDTFLKSKVDIVCVQETRWKGEEAIEIQDYKLWYSGSRIARNGVGIFLGKLHKDNVVDVGRFSDRIMSVSLIIKEETFTVISAYAPHAGLGDAEKKSFWELLDEVVRGCPADHRLIIGGDLNGHIGVEAEGYEGAHGSLGFGPRNEEGRSILEFAIAHELVVANSFFKKRDAQLATFHSGGRSTQIDFLLLRKGELRTCKDCKVLPALTCSSQHRLLVMDLVTRGRVGRRARAVQPRILWKNLYGANAETFRAIVVNRLSVEEDYVAPTDADQIWNRMASTIRDVAKETLGVAIGTSRAHKSRRESWWLSDDVQSKVALKQTRIAKARERGRRDLGNIKYIKDVAGQSIVREDLIRKRWEEYFASLFGRGRPERNGEPHEVQEFQNNCFCTRINQEEVRLALRKMGRNKAVGPDQIPIEAWKCLGGDGVRQVRFKRYNYFERYNRYTSTNFNRYCGRYRWAKKPDPDPIR